The Primulina huaijiensis isolate GDHJ02 unplaced genomic scaffold, ASM1229523v2 scaffold40231, whole genome shotgun sequence genome contains a region encoding:
- the LOC140969078 gene encoding fructose-1,6-bisphosphatase, chloroplastic-like, producing MAATVSTAAASSHLPFSSSSQSITRLSSFRTLSSCSNNVSRFFRRTHPSPTSVGGGVKCMAVTAEKETKKKSGYELYTLTSWLLKQEQAGTIDAELTIVLSSISMACKQIASLVQRASISNLTGVQGAVNVQGEDQKKLDVVSNEVFSNCLRSSGRTGIIASEEEDVPVAVEESYSGNYIVVFDPLDGSSNIDAAVSTGSIFGIYSPNDECLADIEDDSTLDNVKQRCVVNVCQPGNNLLAAGYCMYSSSIIFVITLGNGVFAFTLDPMFGEFVLTQENIQIPKKGKIYAFNEGNYQLWDDKLKKYIDDLKDPGPSGKPYSSRYIGSLVGDFHRTLLYGGIYGYPRDKKSKNGKLRLLYECAPMSFIVEQAGGKGSDGHQRVLDIQPTEIHQRVPLYIGSLEEVEKLEKYLA from the exons ATGGCCGCCACGGTATCCACAGCTGCAGCTTCATCTCATCTTCCCTTCTCCAGTAGCTCACAGTCaatcactcgtctctcctcttTCCGAACGCTCTCTTCCTGCTCAAACAACGTTAGCAGATTCTTCCGGAGGACGCACCCGTCACCTACGAGCGTTGGCGGCGGCGTGAAGTGCATGGCGGTGACGGCGGAGAAGGAAACGAAGAAGAAAAGTGGTTACGAGCTTTACACTCTGACTAGCTGGTTGTTGAAGCAAGAACAGGCGGGGACCATTGATGCTGAGCTTACCATAGTTCTTTCGAGCATTTCAATGGCTTGCAAGCAAATAGCTTCACTTGTTCAGAGGGCTAGCATTTCTAATCTCACTGGTGTTCAGGGTGCCGTTAATGTTCAGGGGGAGGATCAGAAGAAACTCGACGTTGTCTCCAATGAG GTGTTTTCTAATTGTTTGAGGTCAAGTGGGAGAACCGGGATAATTGCATCGGAGGAAGAGGACGTGCCAGTGGCTGTGGAAGAGAGTTATTCGGGCAACTACATTGTCGTATTCGACCCTCTTGATGGATCGTCCAACATTGATGCAGCTGTGTCCACGGGATCCATCTTCGGGATCTACAGCCCGAATGATGAGTGCCTTGCAGATATTGAAGATGACTCAACG CTTGACAACGTGAAACAAAGATGTGTCGTGAATGTGTGCCAACCTGGAAACAACCTTCTTGCAGCAGGATACTGCAtgtattcaagctcaataaTATTTGTCATCACCTTAGGCAATGGAGTGTTTGCCTTCACCTTGGATCCCATGTTTGGGGAATTCGTTCTCACCCAAGAAAACATCCAAATTCCGAAAAAGGGGAAGATTTACGCCTTCAACGAAGGGAACTACCAATTGTGGGACGATAAGTTGAAGAAATACATAGATGATCTGAAGGATCCTGGCCCGAGTGGGAAGCCTTATTCGTCTCGATATATCGGTAGTTTGGTTGGTGATTTCCATAGAACTCTGCTTTATGGTGGGATTTATGGCTATCCTAGAGATAAGAAGAGCAAAAATGGGAAGCTGAGGCTTTTATACGAGTGTGCACCAATGAGCTTTATAGTGGAACAAGCTGGTGGGAAAGGTTCTGATGGACATCAAAGAGTTCTTGATATTCAGCCAACAGAG ATACATCAGAGAGTTCCATTGTACATTGGAAGTTTGGAAGAGGTCGAAAAATTGGAGAAATATTTAGCTTAA
- the LOC140969089 gene encoding phosphatidylinositol:ceramide inositolphosphotransferase 2-like: MSFYYIGREASKLWKRICAEITTEIKLLAENWKYILGGLICQYIHGLAARGVHYFHQPGPILQDVGFYLLPELGKDRAYISEFVFTFVFLSFVLWTFHPFITKSKKIYTVLIWCRVLACLVACQILRIITFYSTQLPGPNYHCREGSKFATLPRPDNILEVLLIVPRGVLFGCGDLIFSSHMIFSLVFVRTYHKYGTRRILKQCAWLTVVIQSLLIIAARKHYTVDIVVAWYTVNLVVFYIDKKLPELPDRSGAAAFLLPLSKDNKTKEEINHKLLNGNTGDSADWRPRTQINGKIMEEGNIVHVEAMINGL, encoded by the exons ATGTCGTTTTATTACATAGGTCGCGAGGCTTCAAAG TTATGGAAGAGAATTTGTGCGGAAATTACAACAGAAATCAAGCTTCTTGCAGAAAATTGGAAGTATATTTTAGGGGGCCTCATCTGTCAG TACATCCACGGGCTGGCAGCTCGAGGAGTCCATTACTTTCATCAGCCAGGACCAATACTTCAGGATGTTGGCTTCTATCTTCTTCCA GAGCTCGGGAAAGACAGAGCTTACATTAGTGAATTTGTATttacatttgtttttttatcttttgtgTTG TGGACTTTCCATCCTTTCATTACAAAAAGCAAGAAGATCTACACTGTCTTGATATGGTGCAGAGTTTTGGCATGCTTAGTT GCTTGTCAAATTCTTCGAATCATAACTTTCTACTCTACACAACTACCCGGTCCAAACTACCATTGTCGGGAG GGATCAAAATTTGCCACGCTGCCTCGTCCTGATAATATTTTGGAAGTTTTATTAATAG TTCCTCGTGGAGTGCTTTTTGGTTGTGGTGATTTGATATTTTCGTCTCACATGATATTCTCCCTAGTCTTTGTTCGGACATATCATAAGTACGGTACTCGAAG GATTCTGAAGCAGTGTGCCTGGTTAACCGTTGTAATCCAAAGCTTGTTGATTATTGCAGCGCGGAAACATTACACAGTTGATATTGTTGTGGCATG GTACACCGTTAATCTGGTCGTGTTCTATATCGATAAAAAATTGCCAG AACTTCCTGATCGTTCTGGAGCTGCAGCGTTCTTGCTGCCATTGAGCAAGGATAACAAGACTAAGGAAGAAATTAATCACAAACTCTTGAATGGAAATACCGGAGATTCTGCTGACTGg AGGCCAAGAACTCAAATTAATGGCAAGATTATGGAAGAAGGAAACATTGTACATGTTGAGGCAATGATCAATGGTTTATAA
- the LOC140969081 gene encoding uncharacterized protein produces the protein MYLKVLNFYSFNTITVKMSHVDLECGGGVASEEEEGSVCFSDAYSTADGEASYDEILEAGALESRKASLMADSSDYSVDIDVESGEKRVSISRIERDCRICHLSLVSRSPGLGVAIELGCSCKDDLAAAHRHCAETWFKIKGNKTCEICNSVARNIVGPNDIEALQQQTGDNSAPATATSSSVSPSTSETRSCLNGHRFLNLLLACMVFAFVISWLFHFNIPS, from the exons atgtatttaaagGTTCTTAACTTCTATTCCTTCAACACGATTACCGTAAAAATGTCCCACGTAGATTTAGAATGTGGAGGAGGCGTCGCCAGTGAGGAGGAAGAGGGCAGTGTTTGCTTCTCCGACGCCTACTCCACAGCTGATGGTGAGGCCTCTTATGATGAGATTTTGGAAGCCGGGGCTTTGGAATCTAGGAAAGCTTCATTAATGGCGGATTCTTCTGATTATTCAGTTGACATTGATGTAGAAAGTGGTGAAAAGAGGGTGAGTATAAGTAGAATCGAGAGGGATTGCAGGATTTGTCATCTGAGTTTGGTGAGCAGAAGCCCTGGTCTTGGTGTGGCTATCGAGTTGGGGTGTTCTTGTAAGGATGATTTGGCTGCTGCGCATAGACATTGTGCTGAGACTTGGTTCAAGATCAAAGGAAACAA GACTTGTGAGATTTGTAATTCGGTAGCACGGAACATAGTCGGTCCTAATGATATCGAGGCTTTGCAACAACAGACAGGGGACAATAGCGCCCCTGCGACAGCTACTTCCTCATCTGTGTCACCTTCCACCTCAGAAACTCGAAGCTGCCTGAATGGTCATCGGTTTTTGAATCTTCTTCTTGCTTGTATGGTATTTGCTTTTGTCATATCTTGGCTTTTCCACTTCAATATCCCATCATAA